The following is a genomic window from Phaseolus vulgaris cultivar G19833 chromosome 6, P. vulgaris v2.0, whole genome shotgun sequence.
CCAAAAAAAAATTTGCTCACCCACTTAATATTTATGCTTTGCTGCTTCCTAGTTTGTAACttcgaaaaagaaaaaaaaaatataggtccttaaaaaaattcagaaaGAATGTAGGTTGTAGATATAATGATTTTATAGAAATGTAGAATGAATTGAACTTagtttatcaatatatataattctcTAAACTTAAATCCTTATCATTCTTCATTTAAAAATCTTCCAAAACAAAACAAGTCATTGCAGTCTCATTGTTGCGTTTTTAAGAGTTGGAAGACTTAATTTCCTCTATTATTAACAATAGACCAAATTTAATATGACATAAGTTGCTTAATCAGTTTATAGTTATGTTTAGCTCTCAATGTTTTGTTTTATTGATCGTCCATATTCAAATTACCATACAAATTAAGACTCGACAATTACCTAAGTTAAGTAAAATGAACTTGTGTCACAAAATGTTAACCTTTAACCAAATGCTAGAGAGTTAGGTGGATATTGCCTAATAAAACTGGTCTTTGTAAATACCAAAATTTGCATATGGTATCCAAAATTTTCTACAAAGTAGGAACATGGTCATCTTCAGGTTGAACTTGTTATCTTTAATTCCTCATGACGTTGTAGTTATTTATCAGGCTAGGAACAAATTTACCTAGCCTCACGACTGACACCATTATTCttgttcaaaatttaaataacttcaAAGTAGAACATTTAAGTTAAGATCCCTTATTCATTGTgagatatatattttataagttCTAGTTATTTGTTTGTAATAATCTAAATCATACTAATGTTacctaatatttaaaatttatatttttttcaaaaaaattcaagTACCACAAATAgtcattcttttatatttttctaagaTTTTAGATAGTTTTATTGAATCCCTCTAAACCCTATAATTGActttacataaataaattacatattgAACTCATAATTGACTTTGACTTTAGATAAAATACATTCCAAGAAGAGATCGATGATACTAACTACTAGTACACTATTGGTTAATGAGTACACAAACACCCAAATCAACACAATCGATGGATTTCCtagctaaaataaaatatagagaTGAGAGAAATGAGGGTGCTGCTAAACATAGTCTCTTGGTTTTTTGGCCGAAATAGTGTAAAAGCGAAGCCAATGAGATTCATGGAAATCATACCCAACTAAACCAAGAAAACTGAATTTCTTACCATGGACATTAGATAGAGAAACTAAAACATTCTTTTTAACTCATTATGAACACAAAAATTACACAACCAGGGAAAAAGGAAAATTTGATCCAACAAGAATCCTCAAATCTAAGGTATGTAGTCATTTTCAATTGTTGGTCTTGTGCGAGTCCCCACCGCTAGTGGTGCTTTGGTGCCCCCAATGGATGCCATGTGCAAAGTTTCATTGCTCTCAGCTGCCCATTCCAATTGCTGAATCTTCATCCCTTGTTTGGTTCTCCTCACTTTAGCAATCAATAGACTCAACATGATCAACAACAGGCATCCACCAACAAATGATGCAACAATTATCCACACCTTGTGCTTGTTCCTAGTACTCCCTTTCCCAATATCAGCAGCCACAGCAACAGCAGCAGGTGCTGGGGACGGGGACGGGCCATTAGACTCCACAACAATAGAGAAGTGCCCTTGTTGGACTGTTGAACATACATTACCATGTGATAGGATGTCAAATTGCACAGAACCATGTAGATCAAAGTACACACACTTTGGGACTGACCCTGATGGTGCTGGTTTTACATGAGGGAACTTTATCAAAATTGGCTTATCAGAAGCTCTAATGTCCAATTCAGGCAACTCAGAAGCAAGCAAACTGGCACCACTATATGACATTAGACCCAAAACAGGAGTCAAATAAGAGTAACCAGGCAAAGGGTAAAACTTCTCAGACCAGTTGCCCAAGTTGTGGTAAACCAAAACAAGCCTCTCCACATAAGGCTGCTCAACCACCCCAATTGGGATCTGAAACTCTTTGTAACTTTCAACACCTCTGGTCCTCAAACTACCACTCCTAAGCCTCATTGTTGAAACTCTAATCCCAGTTAGGTTTCTGGGCACTTGGGCGTCATAGGGTACCCCGGTTTTTGGCCTCAAAAATGCCTTAAAGGCGCAATCTTGAAGAATGGCATCAAGGGTCCGGGATGAGATGGCAGTGTCCGGTGGAACCTGGGCGCTTGAAAATACCAGAGAAAGAAGTAATGGCAACAATGAGAACAAAAAAATGGTTCCAACCCTCATCAAGATCTCATTCGTTAGTCAAAATCAAACTAAACCCACCAAGAATCTAACACCGAAAGAAACAGCCACAGACTAGGACACGCAAAGAA
Proteins encoded in this region:
- the LOC137831586 gene encoding uncharacterized protein; protein product: MRVGTIFLFSLLPLLLSLVFSSAQVPPDTAISSRTLDAILQDCAFKAFLRPKTGVPYDAQVPRNLTGIRVSTMRLRSGSLRTRGVESYKEFQIPIGVVEQPYVERLVLVYHNLGNWSEKFYPLPGYSYLTPVLGLMSYSGASLLASELPELDIRASDKPILIKFPHVKPAPSGSVPKCVYFDLHGSVQFDILSHGNVCSTVQQGHFSIVVESNGPSPSPAPAAVAVAADIGKGSTRNKHKVWIIVASFVGGCLLLIMLSLLIAKVRRTKQGMKIQQLEWAAESNETLHMASIGGTKAPLAVGTRTRPTIENDYIP